The genomic DNA AGGACAATTATGGCTTTTCTTGTAAAAAAATTTGGCGGCAGCTCTGTGGCGACAGCGGAAAAGATTCAGGCAGTAGCGGAGCGTATTATTCGGACCAAAGAAGAACAGGACCGAGTGGTAGTTGTTGTATCAGCCATGGGAGATACGACCGATGAGTTGATCTCACTAGCTCAAAAAGTATGTGGCGCACCATATTCGCACTCCAGAGAGCTTGATCAGCTTTTAACGACAGGAGAGCAAGTATCGATTTCTCTCTTGGCTATGGCGCTGCGTAGCAAGGGGTGTCCTGCTATTTCCCTTACTGGACCGCAGGCGGGTATTGAAACAACAGCAGTACCGTTAAAAGGAAAAATTCGCAGGATTGAACCCACACGGGTTCTTGCAGAACTAGATAAAGGAAAAGTTGTTGTAGTTGCCGGTTTCCAGGGGGTGGCTGATACTGGAGATATTACCACGCTGGGACGAGGCGGTTCGGATACTTCGGCGGTAGCTTTGGCCGGCTCGTTGCAAGCGGACGTGTGCGAAATCTTGACCGATGTAGACGGCGTGTATTCGGCGGATCCTCGAATTGTGACTTCTGCAAAAAAAATGAAAGAAATTACGTATAATGAAATGCTGGAAATGGCGCGTCTCGGTGCGGTAGTGATGCAGCCGCGAGCTGTGGAAATGGGTAAAAATTATGGCATTCCTATTCATGTGCGGTCTACTTTTACGGAAATTACGGGAACGATTATTAGGGAGGCATACACCATGGAAGAAAAAGAATGTGCCGTTCGCGGCGTAACACATGATACCCATGTAGCTAAGGTGGCGGTATTAGGCGTACCAGATCAGCCGGGAATCGCCCATTTGATTTTTTCGGCGTTGGCTCAGGCGAATATTGATGTGGATATGATTGTACAGAGCGTTCGGGCGAATGAAAAAGGAATTATTGATATGGTATTCACAATTGGAGAGGATGATGCGGAGCAGACGCGGACTTTGATGGGAGAACTTGCTCTTGCGCAGAATTTTGCGGGTGTGGAAATTGATGAAGCTGTGGCTAAAGTATCGATAGTCGGCGCTGGCATGTATGGCAGTCCGGGCGTGGCGGCTAAAATGTTTGGCGCCTTGGGGAATCTAGGGATCAATCTGGAGGTAATTAGTACTTCGGAAATCAGTATTTCTTGTTTAATTCGCGAAGATAGAACGAAAGAAGCGGTTAATGCAGTACATGCCTTATTTTTTCCAGACAAGTAATGCAATGTTAGGGTGTTTTTTGTTTTATGACTTATGAGGGCCGCTTCGGCGGCCTTTTTCTATATAAGCAAGTCATTTTCCGGTTTTTTACGTGGATTCTTACTCCATGCGCCTTGCGTGTGTTACACTAAGAAAGATAAATGGAATGAGGAGGAACTACTATGTCATTTTCTTTGGCCGCATCTCATGCAAAAGGCAAATTTGCTACTGATAATATTTTTGGCGCTAACGCGGCGGCGGTACAAGCGGAAGCTAAGGTAGGCAAGGAAAAAGTAGTCAATGCAACGATTGGTGCAATTCTCGATGATGAAGGCGGCTTGGCTTGCCTTCCAACTGTGGAAAAGGTTTTTCGCGCTTTGCCTACAGTGGATTTGGTCCGTTACTCTCCCATACCGGGACAGCCGGCTTTTTTGCAAGCGGCTATTGATATGACTCTAGGGGAACATAAGCCGGAGGCTTACATGGACGCAGTGGCGACTGCCGGAGGCTGCGGCGTAATTCATCATGCCATTTGGAACTATACGGAGCTGGGAGATACGGTACTTACCTCGGATTGGTATTGGGGACCCTATAATGTGCTTTGTCATGATGCGCTGCGCAAGTTGGATACCTTTCAGCTTTTTGATGAAAAACAAAATTTTAACCTTCAGGCATTTCAGTCGAAGGTTGCGGATGTATTAGCTACGCAGGACAGCGTGTTGATTATTCTCAATACGCCGGCGCATAATCCTACCGGTTATAGTTTAAGCGATACGGAGTGGGATGGCGTGCTGCAGGTGGCGAAGGAATACGCTAAAAATCCGAATAAACGTATTATTTTGCTGGTGGATGCGGCTTATCTGGAATTTGCCGGAGAAAACAACGAATGTCGGGCTTTTTTTAGCAAATTTGGTCAATTGCCGCAAAATTTATTGACCATTGTCGCTTTCAGCATGTCCAAAGCTTTTACGATGTATGGACAGAGAGTAGGGGCGATGATCGGTATTTCCTCTAATAAAGACGTCATTCAAGAATTTGCGGACATCAATCAATATACCAGCCGGGCTACTTGGTCTAATATTAATACGCCGGCGATGGCTACGATGGCTGCAATTTATCATGACGCACGGCTGAAAGCGGCGGTGGATGCGGAACGACAAAGCTTTTACCATTTGATTCGGGAGCGTGCAGAGACCTTTGTTAATGAAGCGGCCGAAGTTTCTTTACATATGCTGCCCTATCGGGCTGGATTCTTTTTATCCATTCCGGCTAAGAATCCGGAGGCTGTCTGTGACAAACTACAGGAAGACTATATTTTTGCAGTACCTCTTACTAAAGGCATCCGTGTTGCTGTATGTGCGGTTCCGGCATATAAGATTAAAGGCATGGCGGCAAAATTCAAGCAAGCCATAGCCAAGACGGAATAGGACAGCTGCTTTTAAACGAGTCAATAGCTGAAAATGGATGTGATTTTAACAACCGAACAAAATTTGTTCGGTTGTTTCTTATTTAGGGTAAACATAGGATTATTGTCTAGGGTGAAGTAAGTATGGTATAGTAAGAAATGGTGTTATTTATATAAAAATAAAAGCCTTGAAGAAAAACGGAGGTCTTTTTCTATGTTTTCCCTAAAACCGAAGGAAGATGAGTTTTTCAAGTTATTTGTGGAAAGTTCTAAATTGTTGAGAGAGGGCGCTTTGACGTTAAAGCGTGTTACGGAAGATCCGACTCAATTGTCTGAGAGCATGCGGCAAATCTACGAA from Anaeromusa acidaminophila DSM 3853 includes the following:
- a CDS encoding pyridoxal phosphate-dependent aminotransferase, whose protein sequence is MSFSLAASHAKGKFATDNIFGANAAAVQAEAKVGKEKVVNATIGAILDDEGGLACLPTVEKVFRALPTVDLVRYSPIPGQPAFLQAAIDMTLGEHKPEAYMDAVATAGGCGVIHHAIWNYTELGDTVLTSDWYWGPYNVLCHDALRKLDTFQLFDEKQNFNLQAFQSKVADVLATQDSVLIILNTPAHNPTGYSLSDTEWDGVLQVAKEYAKNPNKRIILLVDAAYLEFAGENNECRAFFSKFGQLPQNLLTIVAFSMSKAFTMYGQRVGAMIGISSNKDVIQEFADINQYTSRATWSNINTPAMATMAAIYHDARLKAAVDAERQSFYHLIRERAETFVNEAAEVSLHMLPYRAGFFLSIPAKNPEAVCDKLQEDYIFAVPLTKGIRVAVCAVPAYKIKGMAAKFKQAIAKTE
- a CDS encoding aspartate kinase; this translates as MAFLVKKFGGSSVATAEKIQAVAERIIRTKEEQDRVVVVVSAMGDTTDELISLAQKVCGAPYSHSRELDQLLTTGEQVSISLLAMALRSKGCPAISLTGPQAGIETTAVPLKGKIRRIEPTRVLAELDKGKVVVVAGFQGVADTGDITTLGRGGSDTSAVALAGSLQADVCEILTDVDGVYSADPRIVTSAKKMKEITYNEMLEMARLGAVVMQPRAVEMGKNYGIPIHVRSTFTEITGTIIREAYTMEEKECAVRGVTHDTHVAKVAVLGVPDQPGIAHLIFSALAQANIDVDMIVQSVRANEKGIIDMVFTIGEDDAEQTRTLMGELALAQNFAGVEIDEAVAKVSIVGAGMYGSPGVAAKMFGALGNLGINLEVISTSEISISCLIREDRTKEAVNAVHALFFPDK